The following proteins come from a genomic window of Larimichthys crocea isolate SSNF chromosome III, L_crocea_2.0, whole genome shotgun sequence:
- the pcgf6 gene encoding polycomb group RING finger protein 6 translates to MSTSLYGSRSHDGSTNVSNSDSEDEPKLPLNQFYPYIRCALCCGFLIDATTITECLHTFCKSCIVKHFFHSNRCPTCSIVVHQTQPLYNIRPDRQLQDIVYKMVPFLEELERVQMTTFYKDRGLEVPKAVGVSPQGPAVLRRQKKDLPQSVFTIPPELDVSLVLEFVGAEEGINNYKPLERRYVRVSGEATVRHVELFIRRKMELSPSCQVDMACGDHLLDHYQSLKDIQNSVGKEALQDGLLVLHFGLVLPSQ, encoded by the exons ATGTCAACTTCTTTGTATGGAAGCAGGAGTCATGACGGGTCAACGAACGTGTCAAACAGCGACTCAGAGGACGAG CCGAAGCTCCCTCTCAATCAGTTCTACCCGTACATCCGCTGCGCCCTCTGCTGCGGCTTCCTCATCGATGCCACCACCATCACAGAGTGCCTGCACACGT TTTGCAAAAGCTGCATCGTGAAGCACTTTTTCCACAGCAACAGGTGTCCCACGTGCAGCATCGTAGTCCACCAGACACAGCCACTTTACAACATCAG gcCTGACCGACAGCTGCAGGATATTGTTTACAAAATGGTTCCCTTCCTCGAGGAGT TAGAAAGAGTACAGATGACAACCTTCTATAAAGACAGAGGGCTGGAGGTGCCAAAAGCAG TGGGTGTCTCTCCTCAAGGTCCTGCTGTATTAAGGAGGCAGAAGAAAGACCTCCCACAGTCTGTGTTCACCATCCCTCCTGAGCTGGATGTGTCTCTGGTGCTGGAGTTTGTTGG GGCTGAAGAGGGCATCAATAACTATAAG CCGTTAGAGAGGCGGTATGTTCGTGTGTCGGGTGAGGCCACCGTCCGCCACGTGGAGCTATTCATCAGGAGGAAGATGGAGCTGAGCCCAAGCTGCCAG GTGGATATGGCTTGTGGAGATCACCTCCTAGATCACTACCAGTCACTCAAAGACATACAGAATTCTGTGGGCAAAGAGGCACTACAG GATGGTCTGTTGGTGCTGCACTTTGGCTTGGTGCTGCCCTCCCAGTGA
- the LOC104925894 gene encoding RING finger protein 122 isoform X1, with product MHPVKWCDGCLCDVKTRCKMTSEELFQLPLNVYIIILGIGLFILTLSLIFCCYLFRFRRQGAREQYGYNEVVLKGAGKKLSLLGQTCAVCLEEFRSRDELGVCPCSHAFHKKCLLKWLEIRSVCPMCNKPICRLQPDPPQEPEQPSLLAI from the exons ATGCATCCTGTCAAGTGGTGTGACG GGTGCCTGTGTGACGTCAAAACCCGCTGCAAGATGACATCTGAAGAGCTCTTCCAACTGCCACTCAACGTCTATATAATCATCCTGGGCATCGGCCTCTTCATCCTCACGCTCAGCCTTATCTTCTGCTGCTACCTGTTCAG ATTCAGGCGACAAGGTGCACGAGAACAGTATGGCTACAATGAG GTTGTTTTGAAAGGAGCAGGGAAGAAGCTGAGCCTCCTCGGT caaacatgtgcagtgtgtttaGAAGAGTTTCGCAGCAGGGACGAGCTTGGAGTGTGCCCATGTTCCCATGCTTTTCACAAGAA GTGTCTGCTAAAATGGCTAGAGATCCGCAGCGTCTGCCCCATGTGCAACAAGCCCATTTGTCGCCTCCAACCTGACCCCCCGCAAGAACCTGAGCAGCCGAGTCTCCTGGCGATCTGA
- the LOC104925894 gene encoding RING finger protein 122 isoform X2, producing MTSEELFQLPLNVYIIILGIGLFILTLSLIFCCYLFRFRRQGAREQYGYNEVVLKGAGKKLSLLGQTCAVCLEEFRSRDELGVCPCSHAFHKKCLLKWLEIRSVCPMCNKPICRLQPDPPQEPEQPSLLAI from the exons ATGACATCTGAAGAGCTCTTCCAACTGCCACTCAACGTCTATATAATCATCCTGGGCATCGGCCTCTTCATCCTCACGCTCAGCCTTATCTTCTGCTGCTACCTGTTCAG ATTCAGGCGACAAGGTGCACGAGAACAGTATGGCTACAATGAG GTTGTTTTGAAAGGAGCAGGGAAGAAGCTGAGCCTCCTCGGT caaacatgtgcagtgtgtttaGAAGAGTTTCGCAGCAGGGACGAGCTTGGAGTGTGCCCATGTTCCCATGCTTTTCACAAGAA GTGTCTGCTAAAATGGCTAGAGATCCGCAGCGTCTGCCCCATGTGCAACAAGCCCATTTGTCGCCTCCAACCTGACCCCCCGCAAGAACCTGAGCAGCCGAGTCTCCTGGCGATCTGA
- the LOC104925895 gene encoding uncharacterized protein LOC104925895: MLKIYAWRHSVFTVEDLLTLFSPFGCVMSVQKIGKNTSPYGVVIYLDVADAATAMKELKDNAPFFLNLLPPSMIRAANKDGSHEDQPRCLLQDGFHSVPQQRPPSLLDTASSQVCLLIQNFPTHVDEIHQVLSVIYPITTNVKVDVKSALVMLPDLFTAVWLMDLLNSLHIGSKRLSVSFATQIGGTHPATMAAKRPLEHYSSQSTVQYNTVQYLYFCGVGHFIAKIKK, translated from the exons ATGCTGAAGATCTATGCATGGCGACACTCAGTTTTCACAGTGGAGGATCTTCTCACCCTGTTTTCACCTTTTGGGTGCGTCATGAGTGTTCAG AAAATAGGGAAAAATACATCTCCATATGGAGTGGTGATTTACTTGGATGTTGCTGATGCTGCCACGGCCATGAAGGAACTGAAGGACAACGCGCCCTTCTTTTTGAATCTGTTGCCGCCCAGCATGATCAGAGCAGCTAACAAAGATGGAAGTCATGAAGACCAACCCCGCTGTCTCCTGCAAGATGGGTTTCATTCTGTGCCACAGCAGAGACCACCCAGTCTGTTGGACACAGCTTCCAGCCAG GTGTGTCTTCTAATTCAAAACTTTCCCACACATGTGGATGAAATACACCAGGTGCTCAGTGTGATCTATCCAATCACGACCAACGTGAAG GTGGATGTGAAATCAGCCCTAGTGATGCTCCCTGACTTGTTCACCGCCGTGTGGCTCATGGATTTGTTAAATAGCCTCCACATTGGCTCCAAAcgtctctctgtttcctttgCAACCCAAATAGGCGGGACACACCCTGCAACGATGGCAGCGAAAAGGCCATTAGAGCATTACAGCAGCCAGTCTACTGTTCAATATAACACAGTCCAATACCTTTATTTCTGCggagttggacattttattgcaaaaataaaaaaatga